In Sphingomonas phyllosphaerae, one DNA window encodes the following:
- a CDS encoding NAD(P)/FAD-dependent oxidoreductase translates to MAKSGTTVDVAIIGAGPAGLTAGYLLTKAGYSVAILEKDAVYVGGISRTVEHEGFRFDIGGHRFFSRSKEVVDLWNELLPDDFIERPRMSRIYYEGKFYSYPLRAFEALGNLGVVRSALCMASFAKAKLFPKREVKSFEDWTVNAFGRKLYSIFFKTYTEKVWGMPCDRMSADWAAQRIKGLSLWGAVVDGVKRSLGLNRRPNDGVGQAKTLLENFRYPRLGPGMMWDAARDRIVERGGQVLMGHSLHQLRLSEATGRWTVTANGADGLVALNAAHVISSAPMRELASRIHPLPASLPEASNLKYRDFLTVALMIRSPELFPDNWIYIHDPKVKVGRIQNFRSWSPEMVPDPAIACVGLEYFCFEGDGLWTSSDQQLIALATAEMATLGLCDPAQVTGGVVVRQEKAYPVYDEDYAQNVDMLRREIEGRYATLHCVGRNGMHRYNNQDHAMMTAMLTVRNIQAGARVYDVWAVNEDAEYHERGNEGEAAALASLRQVPTALKAA, encoded by the coding sequence ATGGCGAAGTCAGGCACTACGGTCGACGTAGCGATCATCGGCGCGGGCCCGGCGGGGCTGACCGCCGGCTATCTGCTCACCAAGGCCGGCTATTCGGTCGCGATCCTCGAGAAGGACGCCGTGTACGTCGGCGGGATCAGCCGCACCGTCGAGCATGAGGGATTCCGCTTCGACATCGGCGGGCATCGCTTCTTCTCGCGCTCGAAGGAGGTCGTCGACCTCTGGAACGAGCTGCTGCCCGACGATTTCATCGAACGCCCGCGGATGAGCCGCATCTATTACGAGGGCAAATTCTACAGCTACCCGCTGCGGGCGTTCGAGGCGCTCGGCAACCTCGGCGTGGTGCGCTCGGCCTTGTGCATGGCGAGCTTCGCCAAGGCGAAACTGTTCCCGAAGCGCGAGGTGAAGAGCTTCGAGGACTGGACCGTCAATGCCTTCGGGCGGAAACTCTATTCGATCTTCTTCAAGACCTATACCGAGAAGGTGTGGGGGATGCCGTGCGACCGGATGAGCGCGGACTGGGCGGCGCAGCGGATCAAGGGTCTGTCGCTGTGGGGCGCGGTGGTCGACGGGGTCAAGCGCTCGCTGGGGCTCAACCGCCGGCCGAACGACGGGGTCGGGCAGGCCAAGACGCTGCTGGAGAATTTCCGCTATCCGCGGCTCGGCCCGGGGATGATGTGGGATGCGGCGCGCGACCGGATCGTCGAGCGCGGCGGGCAGGTGCTGATGGGGCACTCGCTCCACCAGTTGCGGCTGAGCGAGGCGACCGGGCGCTGGACCGTTACCGCCAACGGTGCCGACGGTCTGGTCGCGCTGAACGCCGCGCATGTCATCTCCTCGGCGCCGATGCGCGAGTTGGCGAGCCGCATCCACCCGCTGCCCGCGTCGCTGCCCGAGGCGTCGAACCTGAAATATCGCGACTTCCTGACGGTCGCGCTGATGATCCGTTCGCCCGAGCTGTTCCCGGACAATTGGATCTACATCCACGATCCCAAGGTGAAGGTCGGCCGCATCCAGAATTTCCGGTCGTGGTCGCCCGAGATGGTGCCCGATCCCGCGATCGCGTGCGTCGGGCTCGAATATTTCTGCTTCGAGGGCGACGGGCTGTGGACGTCGAGCGACCAGCAGCTGATCGCGCTGGCGACCGCCGAAATGGCGACGCTGGGGCTGTGCGACCCCGCGCAGGTCACCGGCGGCGTCGTGGTGCGGCAGGAGAAAGCCTATCCTGTCTATGACGAGGATTATGCGCAGAACGTCGACATGCTCCGCCGCGAGATCGAGGGTCGCTATGCGACGCTGCACTGCGTCGGGCGCAACGGGATGCATCGCTACAACAATCAGGATCATGCGATGATGACCGCGATGCTGACGGTCCGCAACATCCAGGCCGGCGCACGCGTGTATGACGTGTGGGCGGTCAACGAGGATGCCGAATATCACGAGCGCGGCAACGAGGGCGAAGCCGCGGCGCTCGCCAGCCTGCGGCAGGTGCCGACCGCGCTGAAGGCGGCGTAA